The Cryptococcus gattii WM276 chromosome K, complete sequence genome contains the following window.
CGTGCGCGGGGGGGAGTTTGTTGGCTGACTGTCAGAATTCACGGTGGCATAGTAGCGCACGGACGTTTTCATTGCATCTGAATTTATCTAGACTAATCTGCATCTCCCCTCCCCCCAAGTGAGTAGGACTCCCGCCCCCTCCTCGTTATTCGCCGCTAATTCCCCGCAGAATGGCATCCCCATACCCGGACAACGGTTCGCCTGTGCCTTCTATCCCCTTCCCGAGCATCCACAATCCCAATCCCTATACGCAGCCATACCCATACAATGCTGCCGGCGCATACTACCGCCAGTCCCAGCCTTACTACCCCAATCCGCCCCCAATACCCTACCCCTCGTATGCCCCTATACCCATGGGCGGCGCCGGACCAGGACCGGCGACGATGCAGAACGGCTACGGAGGCTATGGCGAATACGGAGTGTACTATGGCTACACTGGGTATCCAGACTACCAGGGGCCTCAAGCAGGCTACCAGGGCGGGGAAGGAGACGACTACAGTGACCCTTCAAAAACACCGGGCTCAACACACGCCGTACCCCAACCGCCTATGAACATGGTCGGGCCAAACCACAATCCCCATCTCGGTATGCCTCAACAGTTCCCCTCTTATCCGCCGAATCATCCATATGCGTTTGGCGGTGGTGTCGGCTATCCTCAAGGGTACAATCGGCCGCCCCAACATATGCACCAACACCAACATCATCCCCAACCTCAGCATCCGCAATCGCACTTCCACCCGCAACATCAGCAACATTTGCAGCAGCAAGGACCGTATGGAGGGTATGGGTATCAGGAGGGGTATCATGGAGGGAAATTGAATCCTGCAGCGCAGGGGTTCAAGTATAATCGGtatcaacaacaacaacagcagcagcagcagctaCAACAAGCACAAGCACATGCACAAGCGCAAGCGCAGGCACATGCACAAACGCAAGCTCAGGCTCAACTTGCTCAAGCGCCACCACGACAACCTGTACATACTCAACCCCCTCAACCCCCTCCTGTACCTGCACCTGCACCGATCGCTCCTAGTCATAATCAACCATCCGAACCATTACAACCCCCTATCCCTAACGGTCATTCCCACCCCGAACCTTCCATCCCTTCCATAGCCCTCGCGGAAGAGAAAGAATCACAGTCTACAAAAGAGCAAAAACCTGTGTCTGCACCTGTGGCagtcaaggaagaagaaaaggaaacAATGGATGACGAAGCATCTTTTCACGACGCGTCATCGGCGATCGCCGCACCTCGATGGAACTTTGTTCACCCGTCATCTctgtcatcatcatcggCTGGTATTGCCACTTCAAGCCTGAAAATGAACAACCATGCCCATGTCCAGAGGATAAGGCTGGTGAAAAGTCGACCGGCAGAGGAGAGTGATGGGAATAGTTATGCGATGGAGGTGAAGGCTGGTTTACCACAGGAGATTGTCGTTGATGAGCAATCgccatctccatctcaGACGCAGACTCGGTCGCAaaggaagggagaaggacGTGGGGAGGGGCCAAGAAAGGGTAgaaaggaggagaagggaacGAGTAAAAGAGTATGGAAGACGGgtgagaagaggagagtAGAGTTAGTTTTTGGTGAAGTTGTCCCCGAGCAagacaaggaagaggaggagaaggcCGAGTTGGTGGCAGAGAAGCCTGTGGTCGATGGCacgaaggaagaaaaactggagaagaaggaagtATCTACACCTACTCGTGCACCAGCACAAACACAAACACAAGCACCAGCACCAGCCGCCTCCCCCGCCCCTGCCAAACCCCGTTCATGGGCTGCCCTCCTCAAAACCCCTACTCACTCTTCCCCCTCAACTCCCGGCGCCGTGCCCAGCTCTTCCGCCAGCGTCTCTTCCACCACCGAGGCTGGACCTTCTCGTCCACGACCATCCACTTCCACTTCCCCTTCTACCCCGAACCTTACCCCCACAGTCAACGGTGTCGCCCAACCTCAGCCTTCACCCCAAGCCCAAGGCGGACAACCACAGCAACAAGCCAAAACATTCAACTATGCTGCCGCCGCAATGTCATCCGTACCTTCTCCGCATGAGGATTTGGTCAGGCTTTTGAGCGAGGGTGTGAGCTCTATTCGTGGGCCAGTAGGGTTGACTgcaaaggagaaggaagcgTTGATGGTGCCGAGGGGATTGATCAATACGGGGAACATGTGCTTTGCCAACACTGTGAGTTGAATACCCCCCTCCATCTTTATCCTCCTACAAGCGTCCGACCTTGGACCATGTGTTCTCTATGTGAATAAATGATAAATGCTAACGGTAATCGGAAATGATGTGTTTTTTTAATAGATTCTTCAAGTATTGGTTTACTGTCCACCGTTTACCGAGCTGTTTGAGGAATTTGGAAAGCGCCTGAAAGCTGATTTGGCGAGGAAGACTCCGTTATTGGAGGCGATGTAAGTTGTCATGTTCCTTTTAACGCTCCGACCTCTGTTTTTTTTCTGCGTCTCCCGAGACTTTGAACTGACAGTGGGATGATTATAGGATCATCTTCTTGCGAGAGTTTGTCTCATCACCCGAATCATCGACGTCAACAACATCAACCCCGAAGGGTAAAGGAAAAGACAAGGATTCGAGGAAAGAGGCGTTTATTCCAGAGAATGTGTATGATGCTATGAAGGAGAACAAGAGGTTTGATTCTATGCGTGTGAGTTGAAATCTTaaaaaaaatcaaaacTCGAGACAAGCCAAAAGTCGAGACAAAACCGCCAGTGTTATGGGAACGTTTGACTGATGACACTTTTTAATACGCAGAGAGGTTACCAAGAAGATGCTGAAGAGTACCTTGGATTTTTCCTCAACACATTACACGAAGAAATCATCTACCTCCTTTCACGAACATCCACCacctcttcatccatccCTAACGGTCAATCCAGCGACCCATCCAGCCGAAAAATCGAACGGCCTATTTCTCCGGGCGCCGGCGCCAACGGCAATGCCGATTCATCCTCTGGCTGGCTCGAAGTTGGCAAGAAACAAAAAACCCACGTCGTGCGCGCTACCGAATCCCGCGAATCTTCCGTCTCCCGCTTATTTGGTGGTAAACTCCGTTCCATCCTCCACACTCCCGGCCAAAAGGATAGCGTCACGATCGAACCTTACCAACCTCTCCAACTTGACATTACCGGCGCTACTATCTTGTCCATCACCGACGCCCTCCGTGCGATCTCCACGCCTGAGATAATACATGGTGTGTATTCGGCGGCTAAAGGTGGGGAAGTGGATGCGACCAAGACGGTGTATGTGGAGACTTGGCCAAAGGTTTTGATTTGTCATCTGAAGAGGTTCGTGTATGATACAGAGGAAGGCGGTGTGGTGAAGAGAAGTAAGGCGGTAGCGTACGGTGTAGATTTGATGATTCCTAACGGTGAGTTGCTgtcctccatctcttttctttgttgttgttgctcTACAGAAAAAGTCTGACAGTGTTTGTCTCGGGTGGCTAGAAATAATATCCCCGGCAAGGCGAACGTCGTCCCCTATAAAATACGCTCTCTTCGGTGTAGTGTATCATCACGGTTCTTCTGCTTCAGGAGGACATTACACCGTTTCCGTTGCCCGCCCCTCTCTTTCCAGCTCCGCATCTTCCACCCCCGCGGGAACATCGATATCAAcgtcatcatcatcaacaacaaTGGCAACCAGATGGCTTCACTTTGACGATGAAAATGTACGCGAGGTacgagaagaagatgtgGTTGTCTCTCTGGACCAAGCCAAGGGTGGAGAGAGCGGGTTGGTCGGTGGGAGGGAGAGGTGTGCGTACTTGCTGTTCTATAGGAGAGTGCAGTAAGGAcatggagaagaaaaagcgCGCATGCGCCGGTTTTAGAAGAGGGCGCAGTTATAGAAGgatcttttcttttcttttttggCGCTGTCGTGTGGAACGAGTCGGAGTCGTTGGAGCGTCAGAGCGCCGGAGCGTAGTTCAGAGAAGAACTGAGGGATGCTGAGCGTGAGAAAGAGTGGGCTTGAGAAGCAAGTCCTGAGCGCCAAGAATTGAGATGAAGAGTTGTGGCGGCATGCggatggaaagaaggaacCAAAAAAGGAGCAGTAAAACGGAAGAGGCGAGATCAAAAAGAGAAGAGTCAGCTGGCTGAGTACATTAATGTCGATGTGACCTTTGGGTTTTTGGTGCATATAGTTGAATGAATGAGTTTGGGATGAGTGAGGAATATAGCCCGGCCCATATGAATGGGAAGCGCTCTTTAATGATAGAAAAGGCGCGTTAGTCATGGTGTTTGAGATAtgagaaaaaaaagtaaTTCGCTCTACTGCTGGATCTTTGTGGTTGTCTGTTTGTTCGTCCAACCTGTACGTCTCCTTGACTCAATAATGGGAATAATGGTCAAGGAATTTGAAAGCGATAAAAGTGATAACACTCTTCAGTTACAGATAAATACTAATGTCAATTGAAATTCCACTCCCTGTACACAGAGCAAAAGAACGAAGAGTGTAAACTTGAGCGAATCTCATCAAGAGGTTGTGGTGGTAGATGACTAGACTGACCCGGTAAAGAGTTGAGATTTCCCTTCCAGTCATTTAACTGATATACTTTGTATTTCGTCTCCTACCATGCGAAAAGCAATATACATCAAGTATATCTAAAGGGTATCACAAATAATTGATATGAAGACACTATAACCCTTACAAACTcttggaagatgatgaaatGAGTATATATATTGGCATATCACCACCCGATTTCCTTCTCTAAACAATGTTCCGTTATAGTCAATGCGATATGACGCCTACGGATCCTTCTCTTCGACGTtgatcttctccttttagagaagaagacagaTAAGCTGGGATGCTCACCTTCGTGCTACTCTCTTCAAACAACCCGGATTTGTCGATGTGCGATGTGATGCTTGTGCTATCCGAAAGACAGCCTGGAGACTCACAGAGCTTATCA
Protein-coding sequences here:
- a CDS encoding Ubiquitin-specific protease, putative (Similar to TIGR gene model, INSD accession AAW46261.1), encoding MASPYPDNGSPVPSIPFPSIHNPNPYTQPYPYNAAGAYYRQSQPYYPNPPPIPYPSYAPIPMGGAGPGPATMQNGYGGYGEYGVYYGYTGYPDYQGPQAGYQGGEGDDYSDPSKTPGSTHAVPQPPMNMVGPNHNPHLGMPQQFPSYPPNHPYAFGGGVGYPQGYNRPPQHMHQHQHHPQPQHPQSHFHPQHQQHLQQQGPYGGYGYQEGYHGGKLNPAAQGFKYNRYQQQQQQQQQLQQAQAHAQAQAQAHAQTQAQAQLAQAPPRQPVHTQPPQPPPVPAPAPIAPSHNQPSEPLQPPIPNGHSHPEPSIPSIALAEEKESQSTKEQKPVSAPVAVKEEEKETMDDEASFHDASSAIAAPRWNFVHPSSLSSSSAGIATSSLKMNNHAHVQRIRLVKSRPAEESDGNSYAMEVKAGLPQEIVVDEQSPSPSQTQTRSQRKGEGRGEGPRKGRKEEKGTSKRVWKTGEKRRVELVFGEVVPEQDKEEEEKAELVAEKPVVDGTKEEKLEKKEVSTPTRAPAQTQTQAPAPAASPAPAKPRSWAALLKTPTHSSPSTPGAVPSSSASVSSTTEAGPSRPRPSTSTSPSTPNLTPTVNGVAQPQPSPQAQGGQPQQQAKTFNYAAAAMSSVPSPHEDLVRLLSEGVSSIRGPVGLTAKEKEALMVPRGLINTGNMCFANTILQVLVYCPPFTELFEEFGKRLKADLARKTPLLEAMIIFLREFVSSPESSTSTTSTPKGKGKDKDSRKEAFIPENVYDAMKENKRFDSMRRGYQEDAEEYLGFFLNTLHEEIIYLLSRTSTTSSSIPNGQSSDPSSRKIERPISPGAGANGNADSSSGWLEVGKKQKTHVVRATESRESSVSRLFGGKLRSILHTPGQKDSVTIEPYQPLQLDITGATILSITDALRAISTPEIIHGVYSAAKGGEVDATKTVYVETWPKVLICHLKRFVYDTEEGGVVKRSKAVAYGVDLMIPNEIISPARRTSSPIKYALFGVVYHHGSSASGGHYTVSVARPSLSSSASSTPAGTSISTSSSSTTMATRWLHFDDENVREVREEDVVVSLDQAKGGESGLVGGRERCAYLLFYRRVQ